The proteins below come from a single Nitrospinota bacterium genomic window:
- the thyX gene encoding FAD-dependent thymidylate synthase, producing MKNQEESGAAEVELLSITPNAERLIEEAGRTCYLSFEKMTDDSAKRFIQMLVKSGHHSVLEHASATFRIKGGSRAFTHQLVRHRLASFSQQSQRYVSEEDFKVVTPPSIASNPEALKVFREAMEQSRIAYSKLKGMDIRKEDARFVLPNAVSSEIVITANFREWRLILSIRTEKNAQWEIREISRKILERLVTEAPAVFGDLLD from the coding sequence ATGAAAAATCAGGAAGAATCAGGCGCGGCAGAGGTAGAACTTCTTTCAATAACACCGAATGCGGAGAGGTTGATTGAGGAGGCGGGGAGAACATGTTACCTCTCGTTCGAGAAGATGACCGACGATTCCGCAAAGCGGTTTATCCAGATGCTGGTAAAGAGCGGACATCACTCGGTTCTGGAGCACGCCTCGGCAACTTTCAGGATAAAAGGGGGTTCCAGAGCCTTTACGCACCAGCTGGTGAGGCACAGGCTTGCTTCCTTTTCCCAGCAGTCCCAGCGATACGTGAGCGAAGAGGATTTCAAGGTAGTTACCCCCCCTTCGATCGCGTCGAATCCCGAGGCGCTTAAGGTATTCAGGGAGGCGATGGAGCAGAGCCGAATCGCATACAGCAAGCTGAAAGGGATGGATATACGCAAGGAGGACGCCCGCTTTGTCCTGCCGAACGCGGTAAGTTCAGAGATCGTTATAACTGCCAATTTCAGGGAATGGAGGCTGATCCTTTCAATAAGGACCGAGAAGAACGCGCAGTGGGAAATAAGGGAAATTTCCAGGAAAATTCTGGAACGGCTCGTGACGGAAGCGCCAGCTGTATTTGGAGACTTGCTTGATTAG
- a CDS encoding nucleotidyltransferase family protein produces the protein MILAAGRGNRLRPETDTLPKPLFKIGNTNMIRNALGYLLASGITDIAVNLHHLGKLIEKELSWNVRDRINLHLVHEEIMMGTAGGIKGAEDFLSGSTFAVINSDILTDINLEEAIAIHRSNNALATLVVRDNPQPSSISTLSAHTDGRLARFIDTKAPCYNLENLDPVLKMFTGVAVYSPEIFKHIPGGRPCDISTEVFPKLIEADLPVYTYNHKGYWADIGTHQSFTAARMDVALGKFKTFPIQDTHKE, from the coding sequence ATGATACTCGCCGCGGGGCGGGGAAACAGGCTGAGACCGGAAACGGACACGCTACCCAAACCGCTCTTCAAGATAGGCAATACCAACATGATAAGGAACGCCCTGGGATACCTCCTGGCGAGCGGCATCACCGATATCGCCGTGAACCTTCATCATCTCGGCAAACTGATCGAGAAAGAGCTTTCATGGAACGTCCGCGACAGGATAAACCTTCATCTTGTGCACGAAGAGATAATGATGGGAACGGCTGGCGGAATAAAAGGGGCCGAAGATTTCCTTTCGGGCTCTACCTTCGCTGTCATCAACAGCGATATCCTCACCGACATCAACCTTGAGGAAGCGATTGCGATACACCGCTCCAACAACGCCTTGGCTACCCTGGTCGTGCGCGACAATCCGCAACCATCCAGCATCAGCACCCTCAGCGCACATACCGACGGGAGGCTTGCGCGGTTCATCGACACGAAAGCCCCATGCTACAACCTGGAAAATCTTGACCCCGTGCTCAAAATGTTCACGGGGGTTGCCGTCTATTCTCCTGAAATTTTTAAGCATATCCCCGGCGGGAGGCCGTGCGACATCAGCACGGAAGTTTTTCCGAAATTAATTGAGGCAGACCTCCCCGTTTACACTTATAATCACAAAGGTTACTGGGCGGATATAGGAACCCACCAGAGTTTCACCGCCGCCAGGATGGATGTTGCCTTGGGCAAATTTAAAACTTTTCCAATACAGGATACGCATAAGGAATGA
- a CDS encoding alcohol dehydrogenase catalytic domain-containing protein, whose product MKALYYEKKLAFRDDLPKPTPKNGDALVKVVKSGICRTDIEIAKGYMDFTGIPGHEFVGIVEDASDKSLIGDRVVGEINCGCGECYDCKSGNHHHCNSRTVLGIKNHNGSFAEYLTIPEKNLHHIPEALSDDEAMFVEPLAAAFRVAEQVVVMNTDSLVLGDGKLGILIAQIIAFLKGDVTLCGKYPEKMKLVDGKNIATLTLDELKEKRLYSIVVDATGNPDGIKTALAHTKPRGTLILKTTIAANEPPQIGPAELNHIVINEITVKGSRCGPFVHAITLLEQQLIAVTPLIEKTFPLEKGLEAFEAAKRPGALKILIGN is encoded by the coding sequence ATGAAGGCACTTTACTACGAAAAAAAACTTGCGTTTCGCGATGATCTCCCAAAACCGACGCCGAAGAACGGCGACGCGCTGGTCAAGGTCGTAAAAAGCGGAATATGCCGGACAGATATTGAGATCGCCAAAGGGTACATGGACTTTACCGGCATACCGGGGCATGAATTCGTCGGTATCGTGGAAGATGCATCCGACAAGTCACTCATCGGTGACAGGGTCGTAGGGGAGATAAACTGCGGCTGTGGAGAGTGCTACGATTGCAAATCAGGCAACCACCACCACTGCAACAGCAGAACCGTTCTCGGCATCAAGAACCACAACGGCTCGTTCGCGGAATACCTCACGATCCCTGAAAAGAACCTGCATCACATTCCAGAAGCGCTGAGCGACGACGAAGCGATGTTCGTGGAGCCTCTCGCCGCCGCTTTTCGCGTGGCCGAGCAGGTGGTCGTGATGAATACCGATTCGCTGGTACTGGGTGATGGCAAGCTCGGCATACTGATAGCCCAGATAATCGCATTCCTCAAGGGGGACGTGACGCTTTGCGGAAAATACCCTGAAAAGATGAAACTGGTTGATGGAAAGAATATCGCGACCTTAACTCTCGACGAACTGAAGGAAAAGAGGCTTTACTCCATTGTAGTAGATGCTACCGGCAATCCGGACGGGATCAAGACAGCCCTCGCCCACACCAAGCCGAGGGGAACATTGATACTCAAAACCACAATCGCCGCGAATGAACCACCGCAGATCGGCCCGGCGGAACTGAACCATATCGTCATAAACGAAATAACGGTGAAGGGCTCAAGGTGCGGCCCGTTCGTCCACGCCATCACGCTTCTGGAACAGCAGTTGATAGCCGTCACGCCGCTCATCGAGAAAACCTTCCCGCTTGAAAAAGGGCTTGAAGCGTTCGAAGCGGCAAAAAGGCCGGGCGCGCTGAAGATTTTGATAGGTAATTGA
- the lgt gene encoding prolipoprotein diacylglyceryl transferase codes for MFPVLLKIGPVTLYSYGLMIATAFLVGALLISKRAEIEGEDPQKALDLAFYCIVAALIGSRLLYVIVEWESYISRPLNVFKVWEGGLVFYGGFIGAALTGFWFVRKEKLHPWKMADLAAPSIALGHSIGRLGCLFAGCCYGGPTDSWIGITFTDPMAIAPKGIALYPTQLFESFVEFSIFLVLIAVRPHKKFHGQLFLMWMFLYALGRFIVEFFRGDDRGAFMFGFSPSQSIAIAVFLLAGILLTKLLSSNRNSKKL; via the coding sequence ATGTTTCCGGTATTGCTTAAAATCGGCCCGGTAACCCTTTACTCGTACGGGCTGATGATCGCGACCGCGTTCCTTGTCGGCGCACTGCTCATTTCAAAACGCGCAGAGATCGAAGGTGAAGATCCGCAAAAAGCGCTAGACCTCGCCTTCTACTGCATCGTCGCCGCGCTTATCGGCTCGCGCCTCCTCTATGTAATTGTTGAATGGGAATCGTACATCTCAAGGCCGCTGAACGTCTTCAAGGTTTGGGAAGGTGGTCTCGTATTCTACGGCGGATTCATCGGCGCCGCCCTTACCGGATTCTGGTTTGTGCGGAAGGAGAAACTTCATCCGTGGAAAATGGCCGACCTCGCCGCGCCATCCATCGCTCTTGGCCACTCCATCGGGAGGCTCGGTTGCCTCTTTGCCGGGTGCTGTTACGGCGGCCCGACCGATTCATGGATAGGTATCACCTTTACCGACCCTATGGCTATCGCGCCGAAAGGTATCGCGCTCTACCCTACCCAGCTTTTCGAGTCGTTTGTAGAGTTCAGCATATTCCTGGTATTGATAGCGGTACGCCCGCACAAGAAATTCCACGGACAGCTCTTCCTTATGTGGATGTTCCTCTACGCGCTCGGCAGGTTTATCGTCGAATTCTTCAGGGGGGATGACAGGGGAGCGTTCATGTTCGGCTTCAGCCCTTCGCAAAGCATCGCCATTGCGGTATTTCTTCTGGCAGGCATTCTCCTCACTAAACTCCTATCATCAAACAGGAACTCCAAGAAACTCTAG
- a CDS encoding class I SAM-dependent methyltransferase, with translation MKKETAPETSGLTIRYARAYDLMLTAMTFGLEKSFRKTFLDLVSLKTGESVLDVGCGTGTLAIAAKNLVDETGSVSGIDAAPEMVERARKKAERDGAKIDFQTAVAEKLPYPDGHFDVVLNTLIMHHLPADIRGSALEEMRRVLKPSGRMLSVDFQLPRFFQKENAHGGWIRNAIEKAGFNVTESGRTRFMILAYVLSTPGK, from the coding sequence ATGAAAAAAGAGACGGCACCGGAAACCAGCGGATTGACAATCCGTTATGCGCGCGCATACGACTTGATGTTGACCGCCATGACCTTCGGTCTGGAAAAAAGTTTCAGGAAGACGTTCCTCGATCTCGTCTCACTTAAAACGGGGGAATCGGTTCTCGATGTCGGCTGCGGTACAGGTACACTTGCCATCGCCGCGAAGAACCTTGTCGACGAAACCGGCTCTGTATCCGGAATAGACGCGGCGCCTGAGATGGTCGAACGCGCGAGGAAAAAAGCTGAAAGGGATGGAGCGAAGATAGATTTCCAGACTGCCGTTGCGGAAAAGCTTCCATACCCAGATGGGCATTTTGATGTAGTTCTCAATACGCTGATCATGCATCACCTTCCGGCAGATATACGCGGAAGTGCATTGGAGGAGATGCGGAGAGTGCTGAAACCTTCCGGCAGGATGCTGTCAGTCGATTTTCAGCTGCCGAGGTTTTTCCAAAAGGAGAACGCACACGGCGGATGGATACGAAACGCCATTGAGAAAGCTGGATTCAATGTTACTGAAAGCGGACGCACCAGGTTCATGATCCTCGCCTACGTCCTATCCACCCCCGGCAAGTGA
- a CDS encoding PQQ-binding-like beta-propeller repeat protein, with protein sequence MRKPLFVIACFAMFLLSGCQYGKDCAYSGYRPIEREISLVFGGTLFLASNSGFIYAVDADTGVEKWKFALTFAKDSYYQPRITGVAIYNGLLWFVEAEGMIRGLNIDTGVVVREFDTGFGSIQAHPAVANGMFYYHDSKSVYAFDLVTESLRWEYSVEWGNFAKNISTMSYANGIIYVNGGENNSLYALDAITGNEKWRYAGETEVPSKFTVTNGLVYLWDNFLFIFDAYTGVEKDRYEAMQGLTSSPVIHNGIAYYGAERWTDDSWGHDYAIDTNTGKEKWNINKGECTGGAYAVSAYGDMAYFTYYDLFALDAYTGRHKWKFDVMETRAYGEIESRAVVVDDTAYFATAKDFLFAINAVTGKEKWRFKM encoded by the coding sequence TTGAGAAAACCGCTGTTCGTTATTGCCTGTTTTGCCATGTTCCTCCTTTCAGGTTGCCAATACGGTAAGGACTGCGCCTATTCTGGATACAGGCCAATTGAAAGGGAGATATCACTCGTTTTTGGAGGCACTCTTTTTCTGGCAAGCAATAGCGGTTTCATATACGCGGTCGATGCCGATACCGGGGTTGAGAAGTGGAAGTTCGCCTTAACCTTTGCGAAAGATAGTTATTATCAACCAAGAATTACCGGCGTCGCCATATACAACGGTCTCTTATGGTTTGTGGAAGCCGAAGGGATGATCCGTGGCCTTAACATAGATACCGGCGTTGTGGTCCGGGAATTTGATACTGGATTTGGGAGCATACAAGCCCACCCTGCCGTTGCCAACGGAATGTTCTATTATCACGATTCCAAAAGCGTGTACGCTTTCGATTTGGTGACTGAAAGTCTGCGGTGGGAATATTCCGTGGAGTGGGGTAATTTTGCAAAGAATATTTCAACGATGAGCTACGCCAACGGGATCATATATGTGAACGGCGGTGAAAATAATAGCCTCTACGCGCTCGACGCCATCACGGGCAACGAGAAGTGGCGATATGCAGGTGAAACGGAGGTGCCCTCTAAATTCACGGTAACGAATGGCCTCGTTTATCTATGGGATAACTTCTTGTTTATTTTTGATGCTTATACAGGCGTTGAAAAAGATAGATATGAGGCTATGCAAGGTTTAACCTCCTCACCAGTGATCCACAACGGTATCGCATATTACGGAGCAGAAAGATGGACTGACGATTCGTGGGGGCATGACTATGCAATAGATACAAATACCGGCAAGGAAAAGTGGAACATAAACAAGGGAGAGTGCACCGGAGGGGCATACGCGGTATCAGCCTACGGCGATATGGCCTACTTTACATATTACGATCTTTTTGCGTTGGACGCATACACCGGGCGTCATAAATGGAAATTTGATGTTATGGAAACTAGAGCATATGGTGAGATAGAATCACGCGCAGTGGTAGTAGATGATACCGCCTATTTTGCAACCGCTAAAGATTTCCTGTTTGCGATAAATGCGGTCACAGGTAAGGAGAAGTGGCGATTCAAAATGTGA
- a CDS encoding PQQ-binding-like beta-propeller repeat protein gives MKKSLFVIACVALAGIAISSCGATSGSCGMDSPPRADGDTPLIYNGTAYLAGEDGNFYAVDIVTGLEKWRYEALTDTYPHYYPASSNMVVYNSLVWFLDSDGKIFGIDPDTGDKLKGIQTEIPIFNGKITIAGGVIYYSVSGNFYAIDIETEQPIVPAIFDYGFPVLSTGGLIYLSREGVGSITALDETTLEKRWSNVLGETLRDPIVVSSDSVFLRGDNTLFALDNSAGLEKWRFQAQSYITTPPAVSGGAAFFGASHNQSPTGYFYAVNVTDGSEKWKINRGECTHAPVTAAASGNTAYYSIWDIYAHDAETGRKKWEFKPENVASSPLVISEGTIYFRARYAEKGGYLYAVDAVTGEEKWRFKM, from the coding sequence ATGAAAAAATCGCTGTTCGTCATCGCCTGTGTCGCACTTGCCGGTATTGCGATCAGTTCATGCGGAGCTACGTCAGGCTCTTGCGGTATGGATTCACCGCCCCGTGCTGACGGAGATACACCGTTAATATATAACGGGACTGCATATCTGGCAGGAGAAGATGGCAACTTTTACGCGGTAGATATTGTTACCGGCCTTGAGAAGTGGAGATATGAGGCCTTGACTGATACCTATCCTCACTATTATCCAGCAAGCTCCAATATGGTTGTTTACAACTCCCTGGTGTGGTTTCTTGATTCCGATGGAAAGATATTTGGGATCGATCCTGATACCGGAGATAAGCTAAAGGGGATTCAGACAGAGATCCCTATTTTTAACGGCAAGATCACAATAGCCGGCGGAGTGATCTACTATTCAGTCTCCGGCAACTTCTACGCGATAGATATCGAAACCGAACAGCCTATTGTCCCCGCCATTTTTGATTATGGATTTCCTGTTTTATCTACAGGAGGCTTGATCTATCTCTCCCGGGAAGGCGTCGGTTCCATCACTGCGCTTGACGAAACGACACTGGAGAAGAGATGGAGCAATGTTCTGGGTGAAACCTTGCGGGATCCTATAGTAGTATCAAGTGACTCTGTTTTCCTTCGAGGCGATAATACTCTTTTTGCTCTTGATAATAGCGCCGGTTTGGAAAAGTGGAGGTTTCAGGCGCAATCATACATAACTACTCCTCCGGCAGTTTCAGGCGGGGCTGCATTCTTCGGCGCAAGCCATAATCAATCACCCACCGGGTATTTTTACGCGGTCAACGTAACTGATGGGAGCGAGAAATGGAAGATCAATAGGGGAGAATGCACGCATGCTCCAGTAACTGCCGCCGCATCCGGCAATACCGCCTATTACTCAATTTGGGACATATACGCGCATGACGCAGAGACAGGCCGAAAAAAATGGGAGTTTAAACCGGAAAATGTTGCAAGTTCTCCCCTTGTCATCTCCGAAGGCACGATATATTTTCGGGCACGGTATGCTGAAAAAGGTGGTTACCTCTACGCCGTAGATGCCGTCACGGGTGAAGAGAAGTGGCGATTCAAAATGTGA
- a CDS encoding RluA family pseudouridine synthase, with the protein MRTITVAVDEGEENERLDSFLAKKIRKLSRSAVARLIKEGAIVLNEKSVTANQKTKSGETFTVNIPAPEPLEAEPENIPLDIVYEDDDIIVVNKQAGLVVHPAKGNSRGTLVNALLYHCKNLSGIGGKLRPGIVHRLDKDTSGLIAIAKNDEAHHSLSEQLKSRSMGREYVAIVRGLLKKERGIINDAIGRHPQYRKKMSIRTEKPREALTEYEVIERFAEHTYVRLRLKTGRTHQIRVHLSSKNHPVLGDMLYGKQKTGLIDRPALHARKMTLIHPKSGEKMEFEASIPGDIEELLAQLRKQGD; encoded by the coding sequence GTGAGAACAATTACTGTTGCCGTGGACGAAGGAGAAGAGAACGAGAGGCTCGATTCCTTTCTTGCAAAGAAGATAAGAAAGCTTAGCCGCTCGGCGGTCGCGAGGCTTATCAAGGAAGGGGCGATCGTCCTTAACGAAAAAAGTGTCACCGCAAACCAAAAAACCAAATCAGGCGAGACATTCACTGTAAACATCCCCGCGCCGGAGCCGCTTGAAGCTGAACCGGAAAACATCCCCTTGGATATCGTCTATGAGGACGACGACATAATCGTTGTGAACAAGCAGGCCGGCCTCGTGGTCCATCCTGCCAAGGGGAACAGCCGGGGGACGCTTGTAAACGCCCTTCTCTACCACTGCAAGAACCTCTCCGGCATAGGCGGAAAACTCCGCCCCGGCATTGTCCACAGGCTCGACAAGGATACGAGCGGACTTATCGCCATCGCCAAAAATGACGAAGCGCACCACTCCCTGAGCGAACAGCTTAAATCAAGGAGCATGGGGAGGGAGTATGTCGCCATCGTAAGGGGCCTGCTAAAAAAAGAGAGGGGTATCATCAACGACGCCATCGGGCGACATCCCCAATACAGGAAAAAGATGTCGATACGGACGGAAAAACCCCGCGAGGCTCTCACGGAGTACGAAGTGATCGAGAGGTTCGCCGAACATACATATGTAAGATTAAGACTGAAAACAGGGAGGACGCATCAGATAAGGGTGCATCTCTCGTCGAAAAACCATCCTGTGCTGGGGGACATGCTTTACGGAAAACAAAAAACCGGTCTGATAGACCGCCCCGCCCTTCACGCAAGGAAGATGACGCTGATCCACCCAAAAAGCGGCGAGAAGATGGAATTCGAGGCGTCGATCCCAGGCGATATAGAGGAACTCCTCGCGCAATTGAGGAAACAGGGCGACTGA
- a CDS encoding diguanylate cyclase, producing the protein MESLYNGFEGFLENVVTVSPDISLSEAVFKMSNGQTSCLVAIDGERPIGIITARDVLNLASRNLDFKTSSIRDVMRAPVCMAIGELNTFEAYQVLSASKTRYIIATGDNGSIKGIVSNSDILNNLNLEFGEARRISRIMSAPVHTVQKDASLLEALEVIIRKSIGCVVVEEERRPIGIVTENDITSMIDRMKNLEEIQVFNVMGKYPVVIDEMTPVHEAARIMSLKGHSHLIVVDEHGLISGLISQKDIVNGLLEGKYVESLMEAVREKERLLKRTEQTLIEKTLFLDSILYSGMEIGIVALNLDYTISYLNLTAENIFGISSREAAGKTIQESGIADIFGEITFEQVVKQAWGKGEYTGMNEYPIDGEKKIFELRVSPLKDTWDVKQELKGFMIMVKDVTNQRIEERALRENEFKYRSIFENSRDVVYITSKEGMILDINSAGEELFKYPKEELLNMNVVSFYANAEERDNFVKMTLENKYVKDYQLDLKDRSGNHIHTLVTAAVQRNIEGEIIGFHGIIRDVTDQKRHEEKISYMAYHDSLTGLPNRRTFHDRFELELAHSKRNKTTGALLFMDLDSFKGVNDKYGHDVGDILLKEVALRIKSCLREDDSVSRLGGDEFIVLLSKIERIGDEKHVAEKLVKAVKSPYAVNGFQLQVGLSIGISIFPWDGDKPEFLIKRADDAMYEAKKSGGNTYKIAKRQLGKK; encoded by the coding sequence ATGGAATCTCTCTACAACGGTTTTGAAGGTTTTCTTGAGAACGTAGTTACTGTATCCCCAGACATCTCCCTTTCCGAGGCTGTCTTTAAAATGTCAAATGGACAGACCAGTTGCCTCGTGGCGATCGACGGTGAAAGGCCGATAGGGATCATAACGGCAAGGGACGTGCTCAATCTCGCCTCAAGGAATCTCGATTTTAAAACTTCATCTATCCGCGATGTGATGAGGGCTCCCGTATGCATGGCAATCGGGGAGCTTAACACCTTTGAAGCGTATCAGGTGCTCTCCGCAAGTAAAACGCGCTACATAATAGCCACAGGTGACAACGGAAGCATAAAAGGGATAGTTTCCAATTCCGACATCCTCAATAACCTCAATCTGGAATTTGGCGAGGCGAGGAGAATTTCCAGGATCATGTCTGCACCTGTGCATACCGTTCAAAAAGATGCGTCTTTGCTGGAGGCGCTTGAAGTGATAATAAGGAAATCGATAGGTTGTGTGGTGGTGGAAGAGGAGCGACGTCCAATAGGTATCGTGACGGAAAACGATATTACCTCGATGATCGACCGCATGAAGAATCTTGAAGAGATTCAAGTTTTCAATGTTATGGGGAAATACCCTGTCGTTATAGATGAGATGACCCCCGTTCATGAGGCGGCAAGGATAATGAGCCTCAAAGGGCATAGCCATCTTATCGTTGTGGATGAACACGGGCTTATTTCAGGACTGATCTCTCAAAAGGATATCGTTAACGGCTTGCTGGAAGGGAAATATGTGGAGTCCCTGATGGAGGCGGTAAGGGAGAAAGAGAGACTGCTCAAGCGTACTGAGCAAACATTGATCGAGAAAACCTTGTTTCTCGACAGCATCCTTTACTCGGGGATGGAGATCGGAATAGTCGCTTTAAACCTGGATTACACCATTTCCTATCTGAATCTCACTGCCGAGAATATCTTCGGCATCTCGTCAAGAGAGGCCGCCGGGAAGACCATACAGGAGAGCGGTATCGCGGATATATTCGGAGAGATCACTTTCGAACAGGTTGTAAAACAGGCGTGGGGAAAAGGCGAATATACCGGGATGAATGAATATCCGATCGACGGTGAAAAAAAGATATTTGAACTTCGCGTATCCCCTTTGAAGGACACATGGGATGTGAAGCAGGAGCTGAAGGGTTTCATGATAATGGTGAAGGATGTGACAAACCAAAGGATCGAGGAGAGGGCTCTGCGCGAAAACGAATTCAAGTACCGCTCGATCTTTGAGAACTCAAGAGACGTTGTTTATATAACGTCAAAGGAAGGGATGATTCTTGACATCAATTCTGCCGGGGAGGAGCTTTTCAAGTATCCCAAGGAAGAACTTCTGAACATGAATGTGGTCTCCTTTTACGCAAATGCCGAAGAGAGAGATAATTTCGTGAAAATGACGCTGGAAAACAAATACGTCAAGGATTACCAGCTTGATTTGAAAGACAGGAGCGGGAACCATATCCACACGTTGGTAACGGCCGCCGTTCAGAGGAACATCGAGGGGGAGATTATCGGTTTTCACGGCATTATCAGGGATGTTACCGACCAGAAAAGGCACGAAGAGAAGATCAGCTACATGGCCTATCATGATTCGCTGACCGGTCTCCCGAACAGGAGGACTTTCCACGACCGTTTTGAACTGGAGCTTGCCCATTCAAAGAGGAACAAAACCACAGGTGCGCTACTCTTCATGGATCTGGATTCATTTAAGGGTGTGAACGACAAGTATGGTCACGATGTCGGGGACATCCTTCTTAAGGAAGTCGCATTGAGGATCAAGAGCTGTTTGAGGGAGGACGATTCCGTTTCAAGGCTCGGCGGCGACGAGTTTATAGTTCTTCTATCAAAAATAGAGAGGATAGGGGATGAAAAACATGTTGCCGAAAAGCTGGTTAAAGCGGTTAAAAGTCCGTATGCCGTTAACGGTTTTCAGTTGCAGGTAGGGCTGAGCATCGGGATAAGCATATTCCCGTGGGATGGCGACAAGCCGGAATTCCTTATCAAGAGGGCTGATGACGCGATGTATGAGGCGAAAAAGAGCGGCGGAAATACCTACAAGATCGCCAAGAGGCAGTTGGGGAAAAAATAA
- a CDS encoding pyridoxal phosphate-dependent aminotransferase, which translates to MKLAKRMSSFAPSATMAISGKVTELQAQGKNIIGFSAGEPDFDVPDFIKEAAIKAIRDGYNKYTPVPGNDAIKTAVIEFMKSHYGIDYRKNEVILSCGAKHSLYNITQVLFEEGDEVIVFSPYWVTYPDQIQLAGATPVILDCDAKNDFNPDIDKLKSSITARTRAIILNSPGNPSGAVYSEETIRAIAKIVVEKDLLLISDEIYDQIVYDGAKVLAPATISEEVKKRTLVVNGFSKTFSMTGWRLGFTVGRADIISAMNKIQGQCTSNPATPLQFGGVAALSDLSFIPERVAKFKERRDQMVDALNAMQGVSCNVPKGAFYAFADFSGWIGKTIDGIAIKDDLHLTELLIEKAGIAPVPGSAFGSVNFLRFSYAMDTDEMNEGMARLRKFCDSLK; encoded by the coding sequence ATGAAGCTGGCAAAGAGAATGTCTAGTTTCGCGCCGTCGGCCACTATGGCTATAAGCGGCAAGGTTACGGAGCTTCAGGCTCAGGGGAAGAATATAATCGGTTTTTCTGCGGGCGAGCCAGATTTCGATGTGCCCGATTTCATCAAGGAAGCCGCGATAAAGGCTATCAGGGACGGTTACAACAAGTACACTCCGGTGCCGGGAAACGACGCCATAAAAACCGCAGTAATCGAGTTCATGAAAAGCCATTACGGTATCGATTACAGAAAAAACGAGGTAATCCTTTCATGCGGGGCGAAACACTCGCTTTACAACATAACCCAGGTTCTCTTCGAAGAGGGGGATGAGGTCATTGTTTTTTCCCCGTATTGGGTGACCTACCCGGACCAGATTCAACTCGCCGGAGCAACGCCTGTAATCCTCGATTGCGACGCAAAGAATGATTTCAATCCAGACATTGATAAACTTAAAAGCAGTATTACGGCCAGAACTAGGGCAATAATACTGAACTCCCCGGGAAATCCGAGCGGCGCAGTGTATTCAGAGGAGACGATACGGGCCATCGCGAAGATCGTCGTGGAAAAGGACCTGTTACTTATCTCCGACGAGATTTACGACCAGATAGTCTATGACGGCGCAAAAGTGCTCGCTCCCGCGACCATAAGCGAGGAAGTAAAGAAGAGGACATTGGTGGTAAACGGCTTTTCCAAGACATTTTCAATGACTGGATGGAGGCTTGGCTTCACCGTCGGGCGAGCGGACATAATATCCGCGATGAACAAGATACAGGGGCAGTGCACTTCCAATCCCGCAACGCCTCTGCAGTTCGGGGGGGTAGCCGCCCTTTCTGATCTTTCTTTCATCCCGGAGCGGGTTGCCAAATTCAAGGAGAGGCGGGATCAGATGGTGGACGCGCTGAACGCCATGCAAGGGGTCTCGTGCAACGTACCAAAAGGGGCTTTTTACGCCTTTGCCGATTTCTCCGGCTGGATAGGGAAAACGATTGACGGAATCGCCATCAAGGATGATCTCCATCTGACGGAGCTGCTTATCGAAAAAGCGGGAATTGCGCCGGTTCCGGGTTCCGCTTTCGGGTCTGTAAACTTCCTCCGTTTCAGTTACGCTATGGATACAGACGAGATGAACGAAGGAATGGCGAGATTAAGGAAATTCTGCGATAGTCTGAAATAG